A part of Pararhizobium sp. A13 genomic DNA contains:
- a CDS encoding FAD-binding oxidoreductase, whose amino-acid sequence MASEPVIVVGAGIIGASIAWHLTEAGASVVALSSKQGGVATPSSFGWINASWGNPEFYCRFRIHAMNEWGRLAQAVPGVQFSRCGGICWDLPPPKLEDYAREHSAWGYNIRRIDREEIARLEPNLTGLPDFALHAVEEGAAEPMAAAIALIADAERRGATILTGVHATALVSKGGRMAGVVTTAGEIAASRVVLAAGTDTARLASSVGIDIPLEAPPGLLVHSRPAPKALNGLVMADKAHIRQTREGRIVAGSDFGGTDPGGEANKAAAELFAAVQALLPNVYLEMDFHTVGYRPTPKDGFPIVGPTDCAGLYVAALHSGVTLAPLVGRLAAAEILTGESELMLDPYRLSRFA is encoded by the coding sequence ATGGCCTCAGAACCCGTCATCGTCGTCGGCGCCGGAATCATCGGAGCTTCGATTGCCTGGCATCTGACCGAGGCGGGCGCCAGTGTCGTGGCTCTCAGCAGCAAGCAGGGCGGCGTCGCGACACCGTCTTCCTTCGGCTGGATCAACGCGAGTTGGGGCAATCCCGAATTCTACTGTCGCTTTCGCATCCACGCGATGAATGAGTGGGGTCGTTTGGCGCAGGCCGTTCCAGGCGTCCAGTTTTCACGATGCGGCGGCATCTGCTGGGATTTGCCGCCGCCGAAGCTGGAGGACTATGCCCGTGAGCACAGCGCGTGGGGCTACAACATCAGGAGAATCGATCGGGAGGAAATCGCCCGCCTGGAACCAAACCTTACCGGTCTGCCGGACTTCGCGCTGCACGCAGTCGAGGAAGGAGCCGCCGAGCCTATGGCCGCCGCCATCGCACTGATCGCCGATGCCGAACGCAGGGGTGCGACGATCCTGACTGGCGTTCACGCAACCGCCCTTGTCAGCAAGGGCGGCCGCATGGCTGGCGTCGTCACCACGGCGGGCGAGATCGCCGCCAGTCGCGTCGTGCTTGCTGCCGGCACGGACACCGCACGGCTCGCTTCCTCCGTTGGAATAGACATCCCGCTTGAAGCGCCCCCGGGCCTGCTCGTCCACTCCCGCCCGGCACCAAAGGCGCTAAACGGCCTCGTCATGGCGGACAAGGCGCATATCCGGCAGACACGGGAGGGGCGCATCGTCGCCGGCAGCGACTTTGGCGGCACAGATCCGGGAGGGGAGGCGAACAAGGCAGCGGCGGAACTGTTTGCTGCCGTCCAGGCATTGCTGCCGAATGTCTACCTTGAAATGGACTTCCACACTGTTGGTTACCGACCCACACCCAAGGACGGCTTCCCCATCGTCGGTCCGACGGACTGCGCCGGGCTCTACGTTGCCGCGCTGCATTCCGGCGTGACGCTTGCACCGCTCGTGGGACGCCTTGCGGCTGCGGAAATCCTCACTGGTGAAAGTGAGCTGATGCTTGATCCCTACCGGCTCTCGCGCTTCGCCTGA
- a CDS encoding sarcosine oxidase subunit beta: MRKYSVFAVAREAMRGHRGWEAQWTSPEPRKEYDVIIIGAGGHGLGTAYYLAKEHGITNIAVLEKGWLGGGNTGRNTTIIRSNYLYDESAGIYDHALKLWDGLSQDLNYNVMYSARGVMMLSHNIHDQQVFKRHIHANRLNGIDNEWLTPEQAKEFCPPLDISRTARYPINGAALQRRGGTARHDAVAWGYARAAADRGVHIIQNCEVTGLRRHANGAIAGVETNRGYIGAKKVGVVAAGHTSVLMEMADVRMPLVSYPLQALVSEPVKPIFPCVVMSNTVHAYISQSDKGELVIGAGTDQYSSYSQTGGLQIITHTLDAICELFPIFRRMKMMRSWGGIVDVTPDRSPILAKTPVPGLYVNCGWGTGGFKATPGSANVFAHTIANDAPHKINAPFTLERFRTGRLIDEAAAAAVAH; encoded by the coding sequence ATGCGCAAATATTCGGTTTTTGCTGTCGCTCGCGAAGCGATGCGCGGCCACAGGGGATGGGAGGCGCAGTGGACCTCGCCCGAGCCGCGCAAGGAGTATGATGTCATCATCATCGGCGCCGGCGGCCATGGCCTCGGCACCGCCTATTACCTTGCCAAGGAGCACGGCATCACCAATATCGCCGTGCTCGAAAAGGGCTGGCTCGGCGGCGGCAATACCGGGCGCAACACTACCATCATCCGCTCCAACTATCTCTATGACGAAAGTGCCGGCATCTATGACCATGCGCTGAAGCTCTGGGATGGCCTCAGCCAGGACCTGAACTACAACGTCATGTATTCGGCGCGCGGCGTGATGATGCTGTCGCACAACATCCATGACCAGCAGGTGTTCAAGCGCCACATTCACGCCAACCGGCTGAACGGCATCGACAATGAATGGCTGACGCCGGAGCAGGCCAAGGAATTCTGCCCGCCGCTCGATATTTCCCGCACCGCCCGCTACCCCATCAACGGTGCCGCCCTGCAGCGCCGCGGCGGTACCGCCCGCCACGATGCCGTCGCCTGGGGCTATGCCCGCGCTGCCGCCGACCGCGGCGTGCACATCATCCAGAATTGCGAAGTTACCGGCCTTCGCCGCCACGCCAATGGCGCGATCGCCGGGGTCGAGACCAATCGCGGTTATATCGGTGCGAAGAAGGTCGGCGTCGTTGCCGCCGGCCATACCTCGGTGCTGATGGAAATGGCCGATGTGCGCATGCCGCTGGTCAGCTATCCGCTGCAGGCGCTGGTGTCTGAACCGGTCAAGCCGATCTTCCCCTGTGTCGTCATGTCGAACACGGTTCACGCCTATATCTCGCAGTCCGACAAGGGCGAACTGGTCATCGGCGCCGGCACCGACCAGTATTCCTCCTATTCCCAGACCGGCGGCCTGCAGATCATCACCCATACGCTGGACGCGATCTGCGAACTCTTCCCGATCTTCCGCCGGATGAAGATGATGCGCTCCTGGGGCGGCATCGTCGACGTGACGCCGGACCGTTCGCCGATCCTGGCCAAGACGCCGGTTCCCGGCCTCTACGTCAACTGCGGCTGGGGCACCGGCGGCTTCAAGGCAACGCCGGGCTCGGCCAATGTCTTTGCCCACACCATCGCCAACGACGCGCCGCACAAGATCAACGCGCCGTTCACGCTGGAACGTTTCCGCACCGGCCGCCTGATCGACGAAGCGGCCGCCGCGGCCGTTGCGCACTAA
- a CDS encoding sarcosine oxidase subunit alpha produces MSGANRIPGAGRLTPAKTARFFFDGKSYAALEGDTVASALLANGVHLVGRSFKYHRPRGIVSAGAEEPNALIGVERDAARKQPNVRATVQEVFDGMKVISQNRWPSLVFDVGAVNNLLSPFFAAGFYYKTFMWPKQAWKHVYEPRIRAAAGLGVSPTEDDTDHYSSRYAHCDVLVIGAGVAGLSAALAAAKTGARVIICDEQAEVGGALHYDRSVTVNGLEGFTWAQATAADLAQMENVTVLPRTTAFGYYAQNFVALSERVTEHLAKPDRKLPRERLWQVRAKRVIIATGAIERHMVFANNDRPGIMLASAARTFLNHFGVAVGKKIGVYTANDSAYEAAFDLKRAGITVAAIVDSREKPGEAVLAEARKLGIEVLAGHAVVDTAGKLRVSSMSVARNGGGRARSIAIDALLVSAGWTPSVHMFSQSRGKVSYDFESQRFLPGTYAQDCLSVGACNGTNDLQATIEESLAAGELMSNASGFTAAQKIDVHGGNAFAWTGGMAGAAEGAGPDTTVKAFIDFQNDVCAKDIRLAVREGMHSIEHIKRFTTNGMATDQGKLSNIHGLAIAAETLGREIPKVGLTTFRAPYTPVTFGTLINHSRGELFDPTRKTPMHALEEAQGAVFEDVGQWKRAWYYPRAGEDMHQAVNRECKTVRDVAGIFDASTLGKIEVVGPDAAQFLNLIYTNSWDTLKPGRCRYGIMLREDGFIYDDGVVGRMAEDRFHVTTTTGGAARVMNHMEDYLQTEFPHLNVWLTSATEQWAVIAVQGPKAREIIAPLVEGIDLSNEAFPHMSVREGKICGVPTRLFRMSFTGETGFEVNVPADFGPAVWAAIWAQAEPMGACAYGTEAMHILRAEKGYIIVGQDTDGTVTPDDASLSWAVGKKKPDFVGIRGLRRPDLVADGRKQLVGVLTKDPKVVLEEGAQIVADPNQALPMTMIGHVTSSYWSENCGRSIALALVAGGKEKIGQTLYVPMPDRTIAVEVSDMVFFDKEGGRING; encoded by the coding sequence ATGAGCGGCGCCAATCGTATCCCCGGTGCAGGCCGTCTCACCCCTGCAAAGACCGCGCGTTTCTTCTTCGACGGCAAGAGCTACGCTGCGCTCGAAGGCGACACCGTCGCCTCCGCACTTCTCGCCAACGGCGTCCATCTCGTTGGCCGTTCGTTCAAGTATCATCGTCCGCGCGGCATCGTCTCGGCCGGCGCAGAGGAGCCGAATGCCCTGATCGGCGTCGAGCGCGATGCCGCCCGCAAGCAGCCGAACGTGCGCGCCACGGTTCAGGAAGTCTTCGACGGCATGAAAGTGATTTCGCAGAACCGCTGGCCGTCGCTCGTTTTCGATGTCGGCGCGGTCAACAACCTGTTGTCGCCTTTCTTTGCCGCCGGATTCTACTACAAGACCTTCATGTGGCCGAAGCAGGCCTGGAAGCATGTCTACGAGCCGCGGATCCGCGCCGCTGCCGGTCTGGGCGTCTCGCCGACCGAGGACGATACCGACCATTATTCGAGCCGCTACGCCCACTGCGACGTGCTCGTGATAGGCGCCGGTGTTGCCGGCCTCTCGGCAGCGCTGGCTGCCGCCAAGACCGGTGCACGGGTCATCATCTGCGACGAACAAGCGGAAGTCGGCGGTGCGCTGCATTACGACAGGAGCGTTACCGTCAACGGGCTTGAGGGCTTCACCTGGGCTCAAGCGACCGCCGCTGATCTGGCGCAGATGGAGAACGTCACCGTTCTGCCGCGCACGACCGCCTTCGGTTACTACGCCCAGAATTTCGTGGCGCTAAGCGAACGTGTCACCGAGCATCTGGCAAAGCCGGACCGCAAGCTGCCGCGCGAGCGTCTCTGGCAGGTTCGGGCGAAACGCGTCATCATCGCCACCGGTGCCATCGAGCGCCACATGGTGTTCGCCAACAATGATCGTCCCGGCATCATGCTGGCGTCTGCCGCCCGCACCTTCCTCAATCACTTCGGCGTCGCCGTCGGCAAGAAGATCGGCGTTTATACGGCGAACGACAGCGCCTATGAGGCTGCCTTCGATCTGAAGCGTGCCGGCATCACCGTCGCTGCCATCGTCGACAGTCGCGAGAAGCCGGGCGAGGCGGTTCTGGCCGAGGCGCGCAAGCTCGGCATCGAGGTTCTCGCCGGCCACGCCGTCGTCGATACCGCCGGCAAGCTGCGCGTCTCGTCGATGTCCGTTGCGCGCAATGGCGGCGGACGTGCCCGTTCGATAGCCATCGACGCCCTCCTGGTCTCGGCCGGCTGGACGCCATCCGTCCATATGTTCTCTCAGTCGCGCGGCAAGGTGTCCTACGACTTCGAAAGCCAGCGCTTCCTGCCCGGCACCTACGCGCAGGATTGCCTGTCCGTCGGCGCCTGCAACGGGACCAACGATCTGCAGGCGACCATCGAGGAATCGCTGGCGGCCGGCGAACTGATGTCGAATGCATCCGGCTTTACCGCCGCGCAGAAGATCGACGTTCATGGCGGCAATGCCTTTGCCTGGACCGGCGGCATGGCAGGGGCGGCTGAAGGAGCCGGACCGGACACGACCGTCAAGGCCTTCATCGATTTCCAGAACGACGTCTGCGCCAAGGACATTCGCCTTGCCGTGCGCGAAGGCATGCACTCGATCGAGCATATCAAGCGCTTCACGACCAATGGCATGGCAACCGATCAGGGCAAGCTGTCCAACATCCATGGTCTGGCGATTGCTGCCGAAACGCTTGGCCGCGAAATCCCGAAGGTCGGCCTCACCACCTTCCGCGCCCCCTATACGCCAGTCACGTTTGGAACGCTGATCAACCACTCGCGCGGCGAACTGTTCGACCCGACCCGCAAGACGCCGATGCATGCTTTGGAAGAAGCCCAGGGCGCGGTGTTCGAGGATGTCGGCCAGTGGAAACGCGCCTGGTACTATCCGCGCGCCGGCGAAGACATGCATCAGGCGGTCAACCGCGAATGCAAGACGGTGCGTGATGTTGCCGGCATCTTCGATGCCTCGACGCTCGGCAAGATCGAGGTCGTCGGCCCGGATGCGGCGCAGTTCCTGAACCTCATCTACACCAACAGCTGGGACACGCTGAAACCCGGCCGTTGCCGCTACGGCATCATGCTGCGCGAAGACGGCTTCATCTATGACGACGGCGTCGTCGGCCGCATGGCGGAGGACCGCTTCCATGTGACGACGACGACGGGCGGTGCTGCCCGTGTCATGAACCACATGGAGGACTATCTCCAGACCGAGTTCCCGCATCTGAACGTCTGGCTGACCTCTGCCACCGAACAGTGGGCCGTCATCGCGGTTCAGGGTCCGAAGGCGCGCGAGATCATCGCGCCGCTGGTGGAAGGCATCGATCTGTCGAACGAAGCGTTTCCGCATATGAGCGTTCGCGAGGGCAAGATCTGCGGCGTGCCGACCCGGCTGTTCCGCATGTCGTTCACCGGCGAAACCGGCTTCGAAGTCAACGTCCCCGCCGATTTCGGCCCGGCCGTCTGGGCGGCGATCTGGGCACAGGCAGAGCCGATGGGCGCTTGCGCCTACGGCACCGAGGCGATGCACATCCTGCGCGCCGAGAAGGGCTACATCATCGTCGGCCAGGACACCGACGGCACGGTGACGCCGGATGATGCGTCGCTCAGCTGGGCGGTCGGCAAGAAGAAGCCGGACTTTGTCGGTATCCGCGGCCTGCGCCGTCCCGACCTGGTGGCCGATGGCCGCAAGCAGCTCGTCGGTGTGCTCACCAAGGATCCGAAGGTCGTGCTGGAAGAGGGCGCGCAGATCGTTGCCGATCCGAACCAGGCACTGCCGATGACGATGATCGGGCATGTGACCTCGTCCTACTGGTCGGAAAACTGCGGCCGGTCGATCGCGCTGGCTCTGGTAGCCGGCGGCAAAGAAAAGATCGGGCAGACGCTTTATGTGCCGATGCCCGACAGGACGATTGCCGTCGAGGTGAGCGACATGGTGTTCTTTGACAAGGAAGGAGGCCGCATCAATGGCTGA
- a CDS encoding sarcosine oxidase subunit delta translates to MLLIYCPYCEEERSELEFRQAGDAHIARPTNMTEMTDEEFEAFFFLRDNVKGLTFERWRHLNGCGRFFNAARDTVSDKFVTTYKAGQPKPDISTQRPATEAIVETYEATESNAK, encoded by the coding sequence ATGCTTCTGATCTATTGCCCCTATTGCGAGGAAGAGCGTTCCGAGCTCGAATTCCGCCAGGCCGGCGACGCCCATATCGCCCGGCCGACCAACATGACTGAGATGACCGACGAGGAATTCGAGGCATTCTTCTTCCTGCGCGACAATGTGAAGGGCCTGACCTTCGAGCGCTGGCGGCACCTGAATGGCTGCGGCCGCTTCTTCAACGCGGCTCGCGACACGGTCAGCGACAAGTTCGTGACGACCTACAAGGCGGGTCAGCCGAAGCCCGATATCAGCACGCAGCGCCCGGCGACGGAAGCGATAGTCGAAACCTATGAAGCCACGGAGTCGAACGCGAAATGA
- a CDS encoding aa3-type cytochrome c oxidase subunit IV, translated as MAEHHSGPVETGAPMDYSEHEKTYTFFLEAAKFGTLFCAALLIAMAAAFFTTAGFFTALVLFILLNVAGFVLLR; from the coding sequence ATGGCTGAACATCATTCCGGACCGGTCGAAACGGGCGCTCCGATGGATTACTCCGAACACGAGAAGACCTACACGTTCTTCCTCGAAGCAGCGAAATTTGGAACGCTTTTCTGTGCGGCGCTGCTGATCGCCATGGCGGCCGCTTTCTTCACCACGGCTGGCTTCTTCACCGCGCTCGTGCTGTTCATCCTCCTCAACGTCGCCGGCTTCGTGCTTCTGCGCTGA
- a CDS encoding NAD(P)(+) transhydrogenase (Re/Si-specific) subunit beta — protein MSPNIAAFLYLVSGVLFIMALRGLSHPTTSRRGNILGMTGMAIAILTTLLLATPSLGGFVLIVVGLAIGGGAGAYIARSIAMTSMPQLVAGFHSLVGLAAVLVAASALYTPSSFGIGEIGHIHAQALVEMALGVAIGAITFTGSIIAFLKLDGRMSGKPILLPYRHLINIALLVLIVFFIVGLAASESRFDFWAIVALSLALGVLLIVPIGGADMPVVVSMLNSYSGWAAAGIGFTLGNLALIVTGALVGSSGAILSYIMCKGMNRSFVSVILGGFGGDNGAVASDDGVSRTVKQGSADDAAFLMANASKVIIVPGYGMAVAQAQHAVRELADALKAAGVEVTYAIHPVAGRMPGHMNVLLAEANVPYDEVFELEDINSQFAQADVAYVIGANDVTNPAARDDKTSPIYGMPILDVDKAKTCLFVKRSLGSGYAGIDNTLFYKDGTMMLLGDAKKMTDDIVKAMNH, from the coding sequence ATGTCACCCAATATCGCAGCCTTCCTCTACCTCGTCTCCGGCGTGCTGTTCATCATGGCGCTGCGCGGCCTGTCGCACCCGACCACCTCGCGCCGCGGCAATATCCTCGGCATGACCGGCATGGCCATCGCCATTCTGACGACGCTTTTGCTGGCGACGCCGTCGCTCGGTGGTTTTGTCCTGATCGTCGTCGGCCTGGCCATCGGCGGCGGCGCCGGCGCCTATATCGCCCGCTCGATCGCCATGACCTCGATGCCGCAGCTGGTCGCCGGCTTCCATTCGCTGGTCGGGCTTGCCGCCGTCCTGGTCGCCGCCTCGGCGCTCTATACGCCGTCCTCCTTCGGCATCGGCGAGATCGGCCATATCCATGCCCAGGCGCTGGTCGAAATGGCGCTCGGCGTCGCCATCGGCGCCATCACCTTCACTGGCTCGATCATCGCCTTCCTGAAGCTCGATGGCCGCATGTCGGGCAAGCCGATCCTGCTGCCCTATCGGCATCTCATCAACATCGCGCTTTTGGTGCTGATCGTCTTCTTCATCGTCGGCCTCGCCGCGTCCGAAAGCCGTTTCGACTTCTGGGCGATCGTCGCGTTGTCGCTGGCGCTCGGCGTGCTGTTGATCGTGCCGATCGGCGGCGCCGATATGCCTGTGGTCGTGTCGATGCTCAACTCCTATTCCGGCTGGGCCGCCGCCGGCATCGGCTTCACGCTCGGCAACCTGGCGCTGATCGTCACCGGCGCGCTGGTCGGCTCGTCGGGTGCGATCCTCTCCTACATCATGTGCAAGGGCATGAACCGCTCGTTCGTCTCGGTCATTCTCGGCGGCTTCGGCGGCGACAACGGCGCGGTCGCCAGCGATGACGGCGTCAGCCGCACGGTCAAGCAGGGCTCGGCCGACGATGCCGCCTTCCTGATGGCCAATGCCTCCAAGGTGATCATCGTGCCGGGTTACGGCATGGCCGTCGCCCAGGCGCAGCATGCGGTGCGCGAGCTGGCCGACGCGCTGAAGGCTGCCGGCGTCGAGGTGACCTACGCCATCCATCCGGTCGCCGGCCGCATGCCCGGCCACATGAACGTGCTGCTGGCCGAGGCCAACGTGCCCTATGACGAGGTGTTCGAGCTCGAGGACATCAACTCGCAGTTCGCCCAGGCCGACGTCGCCTACGTCATCGGCGCCAACGACGTCACCAACCCGGCCGCCCGCGACGACAAGACCTCGCCGATCTACGGCATGCCGATCCTTGACGTCGACAAGGCCAAGACCTGCCTGTTCGTCAAGCGCTCGCTCGGCTCCGGCTATGCCGGCATCGACAACACCCTGTTCTACAAGGACGGCACCATGATGCTGCTCGGCGACGCCAAGAAAATGACCGACGATATCGTCAAGGCCATGAACCACTGA
- a CDS encoding tetratricopeptide repeat protein, with translation MRPRLRLTEGSRLTLTAKTADFSDHSGPRAAPANRSGFALASMLTVAAALTLSGCTTADTSGDMMRVERAQGSEENIASLSGVISANPSDPEGYNVRGSAYGRAGEFRRALADFNKAIELNPRFYQAYANRALVERNMGDQAAAQADYNAALQINPRYDVAFIGRGNLYRQAGQLDQAFNDFNKAIELDTTDPRAYHNRGLIYQARKQHAQAIEDFSTAISLAPNSPEPYNGRGISYVAMNDDDNAFSDFNTAITLNGKIAESWANQGLVYERRGDKAKAAKSYSYALSLDTKYEPARAGLARVKAGG, from the coding sequence ATGCGCCCGAGGCTTCGCTTAACTGAGGGATCACGCTTGACATTGACTGCCAAGACTGCGGATTTTTCCGATCATTCCGGCCCGCGCGCCGCGCCTGCCAACCGTAGCGGCTTTGCTCTTGCCTCCATGCTGACCGTTGCCGCGGCGCTGACGCTCTCCGGCTGCACGACGGCGGATACATCCGGCGACATGATGCGCGTCGAGCGGGCTCAGGGATCCGAGGAAAACATCGCCTCCCTGTCCGGCGTAATCTCGGCCAATCCGAGCGATCCGGAAGGCTACAATGTCCGCGGCTCGGCCTATGGCCGCGCGGGTGAATTCCGCCGGGCTCTCGCCGACTTCAACAAGGCGATCGAACTCAATCCGCGATTCTACCAAGCCTACGCCAACCGGGCGCTGGTCGAACGCAACATGGGCGACCAGGCGGCAGCGCAGGCGGACTACAACGCGGCCCTGCAGATCAATCCGCGCTACGACGTCGCCTTCATCGGCCGCGGCAATCTGTATCGCCAGGCCGGCCAGCTCGATCAGGCCTTCAACGATTTCAACAAGGCGATCGAGCTCGACACCACCGATCCCCGCGCCTACCACAATCGCGGCCTGATCTACCAGGCACGCAAGCAGCATGCGCAGGCGATCGAGGATTTCTCGACCGCGATCTCGCTAGCGCCGAATTCGCCGGAGCCCTATAACGGCCGCGGCATCTCCTATGTCGCCATGAACGATGACGACAACGCGTTCTCGGACTTCAACACCGCAATCACGCTAAACGGCAAGATCGCCGAATCCTGGGCCAACCAGGGGTTGGTCTACGAGCGCCGCGGCGACAAGGCGAAGGCGGCGAAGTCCTACTCGTACGCGCTGTCGCTCGACACCAAATACGAACCGGCCCGCGCCGGTCTCGCCCGCGTCAAGGCCGGGGGCTGA
- the rpsU gene encoding 30S ribosomal protein S21: MQVLVRDNNVDQALRALKKKMQREGIFREMKMRDYYEKPSQKRAREKAEAVRRVRKLARKRAQREGLVSGGRTAAPAR; the protein is encoded by the coding sequence GTGCAGGTACTAGTCCGCGACAACAACGTCGATCAAGCGCTTCGCGCACTCAAGAAGAAGATGCAGCGCGAAGGCATTTTCCGCGAAATGAAGATGCGCGATTACTACGAGAAGCCGTCCCAGAAGCGCGCCCGCGAAAAGGCTGAAGCCGTTCGCCGCGTTCGCAAGCTGGCTCGCAAGCGCGCACAGCGCGAAGGCTTGGTTTCGGGCGGCCGCACTGCGGCTCCGGCACGCTGA
- a CDS encoding Re/Si-specific NAD(P)(+) transhydrogenase subunit alpha encodes MADTVFIPLETVGGEGRVGGSPESVKKLKALGFEVVVQAGAGALSRIPDGEFEKAGARIGSAADAGGADVVLKVRRPTSFEIAAYKPGAIVLAIMDPYGNGEALAEMARAGISAFAMELMPRITRAQSMDVLSSQANLAGYQAVIDAACEFDRAMPMMMTAAGTVPAAKVFVMGAGVAGLQAIATARRLGAVVSATDVRPASKEQVASLGAKFIAVEDEEFKAAETSGGYAKEMSAEYKAKQAALTAEHLAKQDIVITTALIPGRPAPRLISREMLKSMKPGSVAVDLAVERGGNVEGAVADQVVEVEGVKVVGYLNVPGRIAASASALYAKNLVTFLETMVGKETKALALNVEDELVKATMLTHDGAIVHPHFAPAAAAVTATA; translated from the coding sequence GTGGCAGATACCGTATTCATACCGTTGGAAACCGTGGGTGGCGAAGGGCGTGTCGGCGGGTCGCCTGAGAGCGTCAAGAAGCTGAAGGCGCTTGGTTTCGAGGTTGTCGTTCAAGCGGGTGCCGGGGCCTTGTCGCGGATTCCGGATGGCGAGTTCGAGAAGGCCGGCGCGCGGATCGGCTCTGCTGCGGATGCGGGCGGCGCCGATGTGGTCTTGAAGGTGCGCCGGCCGACGTCGTTCGAGATTGCCGCCTACAAGCCCGGCGCCATCGTGCTGGCGATCATGGATCCCTATGGCAACGGTGAGGCGCTGGCCGAGATGGCGCGGGCCGGCATTTCCGCCTTTGCGATGGAGCTGATGCCGCGCATCACAAGGGCGCAGTCGATGGACGTCTTGTCGAGCCAGGCCAATCTTGCCGGCTACCAGGCGGTGATCGACGCGGCCTGCGAATTCGACCGGGCGATGCCGATGATGATGACGGCGGCGGGCACGGTGCCGGCGGCCAAGGTGTTCGTCATGGGCGCCGGTGTCGCCGGCCTGCAGGCGATCGCCACGGCGCGGCGTCTCGGCGCGGTGGTCTCGGCCACCGACGTGCGTCCCGCCTCGAAGGAACAGGTTGCCTCGCTCGGCGCCAAGTTCATCGCCGTCGAGGACGAGGAATTCAAGGCGGCCGAAACATCAGGCGGTTATGCCAAGGAAATGTCGGCGGAGTACAAGGCCAAGCAGGCGGCGCTGACCGCCGAGCATCTCGCCAAGCAGGACATCGTCATCACCACGGCGCTGATCCCCGGCCGCCCGGCGCCGCGGCTGATCAGCCGCGAGATGCTTAAAAGCATGAAGCCCGGCTCGGTCGCCGTCGATCTCGCCGTCGAGCGCGGCGGCAATGTCGAGGGTGCGGTGGCCGACCAGGTGGTCGAGGTCGAGGGCGTCAAGGTCGTCGGTTATCTGAACGTGCCCGGCCGCATCGCCGCCTCGGCCTCGGCGCTCTACGCCAAGAACCTCGTCACCTTCCTCGAGACCATGGTCGGTAAGGAGACGAAGGCGCTGGCGCTGAATGTCGAGGATGAACTCGTCAAGGCGACGATGCTGACGCATGACGGCGCGATCGTGCATCCGCATTTTGCCCCGGCTGCGGCCGCAGTCACCGCAACAGCTTGA
- a CDS encoding proton-translocating transhydrogenase family protein, whose translation MANDLLDKAIGDLDRAVEAVRTAAEYVPDAAGAAAHGLSGGAIDPFVFQLAIFVLSIFVGYYVVWSVTPALHTPLMAVTNAISSVIVVGALLAVGISASGLATGFGFVALILASVNIFGGFLVTQRMLAMYRRKDK comes from the coding sequence ATGGCCAATGACCTTCTCGACAAGGCGATCGGCGACCTCGACCGGGCGGTCGAAGCGGTGCGCACGGCAGCCGAATACGTGCCGGATGCGGCGGGGGCTGCCGCCCACGGATTGAGCGGCGGCGCGATCGACCCGTTCGTCTTCCAGCTGGCGATCTTCGTGCTGTCGATCTTCGTCGGCTATTACGTCGTCTGGTCGGTGACGCCGGCCCTGCACACGCCGCTGATGGCCGTCACCAACGCGATTTCCTCGGTCATCGTCGTCGGCGCGCTGCTGGCGGTCGGCATCTCGGCCTCCGGCCTTGCCACCGGCTTCGGCTTCGTGGCGCTGATCCTCGCCTCGGTCAACATCTTCGGCGGCTTCCTGGTCACCCAGCGCATGCTCGCCATGTACAGACGCAAAGACAAGTGA